A single genomic interval of Cupriavidus necator harbors:
- the hxsB gene encoding His-Xaa-Ser system radical SAM maturase HxsB, producing the protein MNKFRSLESYQSKNAGRYQLLPFRFEALDNENVVATNAVGEFAFLSRRQLEDLVAHRLSPSDPDYITLRSRHFLREAGDEASLELLTLKTRTKFSKLSNFTNLHIFVASLRCDHSCQYCQVSRQSENKAAFDMTPETADKALDLVFRSPNPAIKIEFQGGEPLLNFELIRYVVKKAEKINKVEGRDLQFVITTTLSLATDEILEFCRDHKIFLSSSLDGPADLHNKNRPRPGRDSHERFVSGLKRARDMVGYDSVSALMTTSPASLNRVRDIIDEYLKHGFDGIFLRHLSPYGFALKTKSFQAYNTERWLEFYKEGMDYILALNKAGTPFTEYYSTLLLTKMMSAEDPGFVDLMTPAGAGIAAVVFNYDGDVYASDESRMLREMGDTTFRIGNVHQNSYEEIFTADALLTALEDSFTASAPMCSDCAFEPWCGSDPVFHHGMYGDVLGRKPESDFCKRVMGITKYLLDKMRNDEAAREIFMRWVNRC; encoded by the coding sequence ATGAATAAGTTTCGCAGCCTAGAGAGCTATCAAAGCAAGAATGCGGGGCGATATCAGTTACTACCGTTTCGGTTTGAAGCCCTGGATAACGAAAATGTGGTGGCCACGAATGCCGTCGGCGAGTTTGCTTTTTTATCTCGCCGGCAGCTTGAGGACCTCGTAGCGCATCGTTTGAGTCCTAGCGACCCCGACTACATTACGCTGAGATCCCGGCATTTCCTCCGTGAAGCCGGTGACGAAGCTAGTTTGGAACTGCTCACACTGAAGACGCGGACCAAGTTTAGTAAGCTTTCCAACTTCACGAATCTGCACATATTTGTCGCATCGTTACGCTGCGATCATAGTTGCCAGTATTGCCAAGTCTCTCGCCAGTCGGAGAACAAAGCGGCCTTCGATATGACACCGGAGACAGCGGACAAGGCTTTGGACCTCGTTTTCCGTTCCCCGAACCCCGCTATAAAAATTGAGTTTCAAGGTGGTGAGCCATTACTGAACTTCGAGCTGATTCGATATGTAGTGAAAAAGGCTGAGAAAATAAACAAAGTGGAAGGCCGGGATCTCCAGTTTGTTATCACCACAACCTTGTCGCTGGCCACGGATGAGATTCTGGAGTTCTGTCGCGACCACAAGATCTTCCTGTCATCCTCCCTGGATGGCCCGGCGGACCTGCATAACAAGAACCGGCCGCGTCCCGGTCGGGACAGTCACGAGCGCTTTGTCTCAGGCCTCAAGCGCGCCCGCGACATGGTGGGCTACGACTCGGTATCCGCGCTGATGACCACTTCGCCGGCAAGTCTGAATCGCGTCCGCGACATCATCGACGAATACCTCAAGCATGGCTTCGACGGTATTTTTCTGCGCCATCTCTCCCCCTACGGCTTTGCGCTCAAGACGAAGAGCTTTCAGGCCTACAACACCGAACGGTGGCTCGAATTCTACAAAGAGGGAATGGACTACATCCTCGCCCTCAACAAGGCAGGAACGCCCTTCACCGAGTACTACTCCACCCTGTTGCTGACCAAGATGATGTCGGCCGAAGACCCTGGCTTTGTGGATCTGATGACTCCTGCAGGCGCCGGCATCGCAGCCGTCGTGTTTAACTACGACGGTGACGTCTATGCGTCTGACGAGAGCCGCATGCTGCGTGAGATGGGCGACACGACGTTCCGCATCGGTAATGTTCATCAGAACAGTTACGAGGAAATATTCACCGCGGACGCGCTACTGACGGCCCTCGAAGACTCCTTCACGGCGTCTGCACCAATGTGTAGCGATTGTGCGTTCGAGCCGTGGTGTGGATCCGACCCTGTGTTTCACCATGGCATGTATGGCGACGTTCTTGGACGGAAGCCGGAGTCCGACTTCTGCAAGCGCGTCATGGGGATTACCAAGTACCTGCTCGATAAGATGCGCAATGACGAAGCAGCCAGGGAAATTTTCATGCGGTGGGTGAATCGATGCTAA
- the hxsD gene encoding His-Xaa-Ser system protein HxsD, producing MTTRLELDSAVYCLEAVQKAAYRFIDRLTVLISQSPTSVVCEIELVGGIAAPLEDVLANFKRELLDQQLRLQIKNETEAARNLILAYAFSRTGLQQ from the coding sequence ATGACAACACGTTTGGAACTAGATTCCGCCGTCTACTGCCTGGAGGCGGTACAAAAGGCGGCATACAGATTCATAGACCGGCTCACGGTGCTGATCTCGCAAAGTCCGACCTCCGTAGTTTGCGAAATTGAATTGGTCGGGGGCATCGCAGCACCACTGGAAGACGTTCTAGCCAACTTCAAACGTGAACTCCTCGACCAACAACTCCGCCTGCAAATAAAAAACGAAACAGAGGCAGCGAGAAACCTGATTTTAGCGTACGCGTTCTCGCGCACAGGGTTGCAACAATGA